The Agrobacterium cucumeris genome has a segment encoding these proteins:
- a CDS encoding Ig-like domain-containing protein, which translates to MTTPQNSIANPIESSSDWLLTIPRLSQQQGILVSPNGTGMATSYSLVYDVYFPKNGSSGWMPFLQTDLTNVSDGDIFGKASGDSYGLGISSDYRGTARLDAWNRIGLTIETDASGAVSMKKYINGEFVAEQKIAASGAGRFAIDMTKGFLIFSDEDGETSPGYLSNFLFLKQALTADEVSYLGGPKATGILPVEMKLEAEKVGVLETRFAEGSASPVMGGGTVTGKGTTLEFKTPAQAGILAIGEKPAVDTAAVIKTSAIKDMMVTPDTANVTIDLSKHFSGEKLTFTVQNSKNETVDAVLTDGNKLTLDFAALGHSDIRVTATDSVGKSVTDDFRVRVAGPNAYTIAVFPDTQDYTSNDGIKHLFGEMTQWLVDNRDSHKIVFMSHVGDITQNNRPAEWDIAEPALRKLDGKVPYALLPGNHDQANGGSAADHTSVELDRRFSAEKQAATNAGVFGGAYDQEQAAARNTYSTFTAPDGTKWLSISLEFGPRDDVIRWAGDVIEKFPDHRVMLATHSLTSYATRQDNLALPLYDEGAGYDYGMRTDQRGANDGEYVARALLSRYPNIVMTFSGHIFGDGAETDITYNQYGEPVFQFLVNYQNGVSREITGNGVESRGNNGGNGAMRLITIDPDNNRITTETYFTAFDDYLDGYRTKPELDRDGLTGYYRGHQEVFENVHVGHGTARAMAEAGDDIVANASTGASSAAVSLSAAKSLLAGEIQSFVWTDKNGDVVAEGREASVDLALGKHQLTLTATDANGVKTTDKVDVLVRGDRTLLIENFNDGKADGWATDFGAADGNTGRFLLKGTVFSRPTATAGLAAPEAALFDQSDAAGNKLVYIGAQSATWNDYVFEATLTQLDNDAMGVYFYYKDANNYYRFAMDGETNRRQLVKVADGKSVVLAEVKEGTPYNMEIPLTVAMVGGSINVFLGDKNVFGGPVVDTNAPLSGGTVGVYSSGQRASVFDDIVVTKAVTTAKAGIDQRTYDIDGDGKASVTLDASGSFGPEQLTDFTWTDLKGNVVATGKKADVVLDAGVNKLLLKVTAANGSISTDRIDITVVERTKILVVEDFSSAAAMARFKIVDEGEFGGIGPDGKSSEWLISNGKLLQTTGLASRELTWSGATNSDYYKRGWSPMGDGVNVLRLGTYALFQDPAALAWTDYAVEATFQTPDKDGLGFLFRYKDSKNYYKLELDADGILDRSPGNGAGSIFNLVRMKNGIEEILAQVPGKYEPGQAMKLRAEVVGDKITAFLNDEALFAYPIGDRELDAGTFGLYSWGNAGLTFDNLTVVDLKSGLDAGNIISGTDGHDLLEAKTADATILGHDGNDTLLGSTGDDRLDGGNGDDALIGGAGRDGLSGGAGDDKLWGDAGDDMISGGLGDDFIEGGRGNDLLIGGDGSDLYRYGRGDGSDIIIEAAPAARGTDILYLHDINRSEAVLRKYGQSVEIELAGGEKLSLRNQLADGGIEMLRFADGTNLGREAITKGLVNRGPVAVSETLAAINEDAVSFLIPFSALLANDRDADLDVLAVASVFRVIGGTAVLEETGIRFTAAANFNGKASLSYKIADGRGGSSEATAAFTIKPVNDAPVTASIAVTTDEDIALKGTVVASDVDGDTLSYAIKTGANASNGTVAIDAATGEWTYTPNTNVNGTDSFTVVVSDGKGASVESVVTATVAPVNDAPVAVADRITLPEKDKAAFDLVANDTDVEGDRLALVSIAVTAIAGLAITNQQAAAAFSVVDGKLVVDPSSAFAALEDGQQATVTLSYTVRDTNGGEAKGTTTVTVDGYTEYNIVEGGNGNDMLIGTSRKDMLEGGDGDDTMVAGEGNDMVDAGAGNDRVLAGEGNDVIDGGAGNDVLMGGSGNDVISGGAGNDTLNGGAGDDTLSGGIGNDTLTGGSGADTFVFAAGNGRDVVTDFEAGAEGKDVVQLSKDIFSDYQALIASGSFTNGENGAEIAFNDGSSITFANVKTEQFAIDDFRFA; encoded by the coding sequence ATGACGACACCTCAAAACTCAATCGCCAATCCCATCGAATCCTCCTCCGACTGGCTGCTGACCATTCCGCGGCTGTCGCAGCAACAGGGCATTCTGGTCTCGCCGAATGGTACCGGCATGGCGACGTCCTACAGCCTCGTTTATGACGTTTATTTCCCGAAGAATGGCTCCTCCGGTTGGATGCCATTTCTGCAGACCGACCTTACCAACGTCAGCGACGGTGATATTTTCGGCAAGGCAAGCGGTGACAGCTATGGTCTCGGCATCAGCAGCGATTATCGCGGCACCGCCAGATTGGACGCGTGGAACCGCATAGGCCTGACAATCGAAACGGACGCCAGCGGTGCGGTTTCGATGAAGAAATATATTAATGGGGAATTCGTCGCCGAGCAGAAGATTGCGGCATCCGGTGCTGGTCGCTTTGCCATCGACATGACCAAGGGCTTCCTGATCTTCTCTGACGAGGATGGTGAGACTTCGCCCGGTTATCTTAGCAATTTTCTGTTCCTCAAGCAGGCTCTGACTGCTGACGAGGTATCCTATCTCGGAGGCCCCAAGGCCACTGGCATTTTGCCGGTCGAGATGAAGTTGGAGGCCGAAAAGGTTGGCGTCCTCGAAACCCGTTTCGCCGAAGGCTCGGCCTCACCGGTTATGGGAGGTGGTACAGTCACTGGTAAAGGTACGACCCTGGAATTTAAGACACCGGCCCAGGCCGGTATTCTTGCCATCGGTGAAAAACCCGCAGTCGATACGGCCGCAGTTATTAAAACGTCTGCGATCAAGGACATGATGGTTACGCCGGATACGGCGAATGTGACCATTGATCTGTCGAAGCATTTCTCCGGTGAGAAGCTCACATTTACGGTTCAAAACAGTAAGAACGAGACTGTGGATGCGGTATTGACGGACGGCAACAAGCTGACGCTCGATTTTGCCGCCCTTGGTCATTCCGATATCCGAGTGACTGCAACTGACAGCGTCGGCAAGAGCGTTACGGACGACTTCCGCGTGCGTGTCGCCGGCCCGAATGCCTACACCATCGCAGTGTTCCCTGACACGCAGGACTATACCTCCAATGACGGTATCAAGCACCTGTTCGGCGAGATGACGCAATGGCTGGTCGACAATCGCGATAGCCACAAAATCGTCTTCATGAGCCATGTCGGAGATATAACCCAGAACAACCGCCCGGCCGAATGGGACATCGCCGAACCGGCGCTGCGCAAGCTTGACGGTAAGGTGCCTTACGCGCTGCTTCCGGGCAACCACGATCAGGCTAATGGCGGAAGCGCGGCTGACCACACCTCCGTTGAACTGGACCGCCGCTTCTCTGCCGAAAAGCAAGCTGCGACCAATGCTGGCGTCTTCGGCGGCGCCTACGATCAGGAACAGGCCGCCGCGCGCAATACCTACAGCACCTTTACCGCGCCTGACGGCACCAAATGGCTGTCGATCTCGCTCGAATTCGGCCCGCGCGACGACGTGATCCGCTGGGCGGGCGATGTCATCGAGAAATTCCCCGACCACCGCGTCATGCTCGCCACTCATTCGCTGACGAGCTATGCAACACGCCAGGACAATCTGGCCCTGCCGCTTTACGACGAAGGTGCGGGTTACGACTATGGCATGCGCACCGATCAGCGGGGTGCAAACGACGGCGAATATGTCGCGCGCGCCCTGCTGTCGCGTTATCCAAACATCGTCATGACCTTCTCCGGCCATATTTTCGGCGACGGCGCGGAAACCGACATCACGTACAACCAGTATGGCGAGCCAGTCTTCCAGTTCTTGGTCAACTACCAGAACGGTGTATCGCGTGAAATCACCGGAAACGGCGTCGAATCCCGCGGTAATAATGGCGGTAACGGTGCGATGCGCCTGATCACCATCGATCCCGACAATAACCGCATCACCACCGAAACCTATTTCACTGCCTTCGACGACTATCTCGACGGTTATCGCACCAAGCCGGAACTCGATCGCGATGGCCTGACCGGTTATTATCGCGGCCATCAGGAAGTGTTCGAGAACGTCCATGTCGGCCACGGCACGGCGCGGGCCATGGCTGAGGCCGGGGATGACATCGTCGCCAACGCCTCCACCGGCGCATCCTCCGCCGCTGTCTCCCTGTCCGCCGCAAAGTCGCTGTTGGCTGGTGAGATTCAAAGCTTCGTATGGACAGATAAAAATGGTGACGTCGTTGCAGAAGGCAGGGAGGCTTCAGTTGATCTCGCTCTTGGCAAACACCAGCTGACGCTCACGGCAACGGACGCCAATGGCGTCAAGACCACTGATAAAGTCGATGTTCTGGTACGCGGCGACCGCACCCTGCTCATTGAAAACTTCAACGACGGCAAAGCCGACGGCTGGGCCACCGATTTCGGGGCTGCCGATGGCAATACCGGCCGGTTCCTGCTGAAGGGCACGGTGTTTTCCCGTCCGACCGCGACCGCTGGTCTTGCCGCCCCCGAAGCCGCGCTTTTCGACCAGAGCGATGCGGCCGGCAACAAGCTCGTTTATATCGGCGCCCAGTCAGCGACCTGGAACGACTACGTCTTCGAGGCGACGCTGACGCAACTCGATAACGATGCGATGGGCGTCTACTTCTATTATAAGGACGCGAACAACTACTACCGCTTCGCCATGGATGGCGAAACGAACCGTCGCCAGCTCGTAAAGGTCGCCGACGGAAAGTCGGTCGTGCTTGCCGAGGTGAAGGAAGGCACCCCCTACAATATGGAAATTCCGCTGACCGTTGCAATGGTCGGCGGCTCCATCAACGTCTTCCTCGGTGACAAGAACGTCTTTGGCGGTCCTGTCGTGGATACAAACGCGCCGCTTTCCGGCGGCACCGTCGGCGTCTATTCCAGCGGCCAGCGGGCTTCGGTTTTTGACGATATCGTTGTGACGAAGGCCGTCACGACCGCGAAAGCAGGTATCGACCAGCGAACCTATGACATCGATGGCGACGGCAAGGCGTCCGTGACACTCGACGCGTCGGGTTCTTTCGGGCCAGAGCAACTGACCGACTTCACCTGGACCGACCTCAAGGGCAATGTCGTCGCAACCGGTAAAAAGGCCGATGTCGTCCTTGATGCGGGCGTGAATAAACTGCTCCTCAAGGTTACGGCTGCTAACGGCTCCATTTCAACCGATCGCATCGACATCACCGTCGTCGAAAGGACGAAAATCCTTGTTGTCGAGGATTTCTCTTCCGCCGCGGCAATGGCGCGTTTCAAGATCGTTGATGAGGGCGAGTTCGGCGGTATCGGGCCGGATGGCAAGTCGTCTGAATGGCTGATTTCCAACGGCAAGCTGCTTCAGACGACGGGACTTGCCAGCCGCGAACTGACCTGGAGCGGTGCAACCAACTCCGACTACTACAAGCGCGGATGGAGCCCCATGGGCGATGGCGTCAACGTGCTGCGTCTCGGCACCTATGCGCTGTTTCAAGATCCGGCGGCGCTTGCCTGGACGGATTATGCCGTTGAGGCGACGTTCCAGACCCCGGACAAGGACGGCCTCGGCTTCCTCTTCCGTTACAAGGACAGCAAGAATTACTACAAGCTGGAACTTGATGCCGACGGCATTCTCGACCGTAGCCCCGGCAACGGCGCCGGCAGCATCTTCAACCTCGTGCGCATGAAGAACGGCATCGAGGAAATTCTTGCCCAGGTTCCGGGCAAATACGAGCCCGGTCAGGCGATGAAGCTTCGCGCCGAAGTCGTCGGCGACAAGATCACAGCCTTCCTCAATGACGAGGCGCTGTTCGCTTATCCGATCGGTGACCGCGAACTCGATGCCGGTACCTTCGGTCTTTATTCCTGGGGCAATGCCGGTTTGACTTTCGACAATCTGACCGTCGTCGACCTGAAATCCGGGCTTGATGCAGGAAATATTATCAGCGGTACAGACGGCCACGACTTACTTGAAGCCAAAACCGCTGATGCGACCATCCTCGGCCACGACGGTAACGATACGCTTCTCGGCTCAACGGGCGATGATCGTCTGGATGGCGGCAATGGTGATGATGCGCTGATCGGTGGTGCTGGCCGCGATGGGCTCTCCGGCGGTGCCGGTGATGACAAGCTCTGGGGGGATGCCGGCGACGACATGATTTCAGGTGGTCTTGGCGACGATTTCATCGAGGGCGGCCGTGGCAACGATCTGCTGATCGGTGGCGATGGGTCGGACCTTTATCGTTACGGGCGCGGTGATGGTTCCGACATCATCATCGAGGCTGCGCCGGCAGCTCGTGGGACTGATATTCTTTACCTGCACGATATCAACAGAAGCGAGGCTGTTCTGCGCAAATATGGCCAGTCCGTCGAAATCGAACTGGCGGGCGGCGAAAAACTGTCGCTGCGCAACCAGCTGGCGGATGGCGGTATCGAAATGCTGCGTTTCGCTGATGGTACAAACCTCGGCCGCGAGGCCATCACCAAGGGTCTCGTGAACCGGGGTCCGGTCGCGGTGTCCGAAACGCTTGCCGCGATCAATGAGGATGCCGTGTCCTTCCTCATTCCGTTCAGCGCCCTGCTTGCGAATGACAGGGATGCCGATCTGGACGTATTGGCAGTGGCCAGCGTTTTCCGTGTCATTGGCGGAACGGCGGTTCTGGAGGAAACCGGCATCCGCTTTACCGCGGCCGCCAATTTCAACGGCAAGGCGTCCTTAAGCTACAAGATCGCCGACGGTCGCGGCGGTTCCAGCGAAGCGACTGCGGCCTTCACCATCAAGCCGGTCAATGACGCGCCTGTCACCGCCTCCATCGCCGTGACAACCGACGAGGATATCGCCCTTAAAGGCACGGTCGTCGCCTCCGACGTCGATGGCGACACGCTTTCCTATGCCATCAAGACGGGCGCAAATGCCTCGAATGGCACTGTCGCGATCGATGCCGCAACCGGTGAATGGACCTATACGCCGAACACAAATGTCAACGGAACCGACAGCTTTACGGTTGTCGTTTCTGACGGTAAGGGCGCCAGCGTCGAGAGCGTGGTGACCGCGACGGTCGCTCCCGTCAACGACGCGCCTGTTGCTGTTGCAGACAGGATTACGCTCCCCGAAAAGGACAAAGCCGCCTTCGATCTCGTCGCCAACGACACCGACGTGGAAGGCGACCGTCTTGCGCTCGTCAGCATCGCCGTGACGGCGATTGCGGGCCTTGCCATAACCAATCAGCAGGCGGCTGCCGCCTTCTCGGTGGTGGACGGCAAGCTGGTTGTCGATCCTTCCTCCGCCTTTGCGGCGCTGGAAGATGGACAGCAGGCGACCGTGACGCTCAGCTACACGGTTCGTGACACAAATGGCGGCGAAGCCAAGGGCACGACAACGGTCACCGTGGACGGCTATACCGAATACAACATCGTTGAAGGCGGTAATGGCAACGACATGCTGATCGGGACCAGCCGCAAGGATATGCTCGAAGGCGGCGACGGTGACGACACGATGGTTGCCGGCGAAGGCAACGACATGGTGGATGCCGGAGCCGGTAACGACCGTGTTCTCGCCGGCGAGGGCAATGATGTGATCGACGGCGGCGCAGGCAATGACGTGCTGATGGGCGGATCCGGTAACGACGTTATAAGCGGTGGAGCCGGAAACGACACGCTGAATGGCGGCGCAGGCGATGACACGCTGAGTGGTGGCATCGGCAATGATACCCTGACGGGTGGCAGCGGCGCCGACACCTTCGTCTTCGCCGCCGGTAATGGTCGCGATGTTGTCACTGACTTCGAGGCCGGTGCCGAGGGCAAGGATGTCGTTCAGCTCTCGAAGGATATCTTCTCGGACTACCAGGCACTCATCGCGTCCGGCTCCTTTACCAATGGGGAAAACGGCGCTGAGATTGCCTTCAACGACGGCTCTTCCATCACCTTCGCCAATGTGAAAACGGAACAATTCGCCATCGACGACTTCCGCTTCGCCTGA
- a CDS encoding type I secretion system permease/ATPase produces MRFHSANNNVRQIKGVFAGCAGAFIGIGLMSALVNILYLTGSLFMMEVYDRVLPSRSLPTLVALFGIVVVLYAFQGLFDALRGRLLVRLSDRLDQALSSKIYDAVIGLQLRLPVSGRQAQPLRDLDTIRSFLSGSGPLALFDLPWLPFYIAICFAFHFWLGVTALAGAAILTIFTLMTELVSRRPVEEAAYHSAKRNRLAETSRRNADIISVMGMASPLRARWQADNRAYVREQRSASDIASGFGVASKVLRMLLQSGILAVGAWLVINEQATPGIIIAGSILSARALAPVDLAIANWKGFIAARQSRRRLEKTLALLPDGTARMDLPAPHALLSVERVGAMPPEATEPVLQDIVFTLAAGSALGVIGASGSGKSSLARLLVGLWRPLKGAIRLDGATLDQWPAEALARHIGYMPQSVELLDGTIAENIASFDPEARSEKIIAAARAARIHDLVVSLPDGYSTEVGETGRQLSAGQKQRIALARALYGEPFLVVLDEPNSNLDSEGEDALTAAILGVRERGGVAVIIAHRPSALFAVDKVLMLADGRQQAFGPKEEVLAKVLRPVGGTAGALKVVQAAETGKA; encoded by the coding sequence ATGCGTTTTCATTCTGCCAATAACAATGTTCGCCAGATCAAGGGTGTGTTCGCCGGCTGTGCCGGCGCTTTCATCGGCATCGGGCTGATGAGCGCTCTGGTCAATATTCTTTATCTCACCGGCTCGCTGTTCATGATGGAGGTCTATGACCGCGTCCTGCCGAGCCGCAGCCTGCCGACGCTGGTCGCCCTGTTCGGCATCGTCGTGGTGCTTTACGCGTTTCAAGGCCTGTTTGACGCCCTGCGCGGCCGTTTGCTGGTGCGGCTTTCCGATCGTCTCGATCAGGCGCTGTCATCGAAGATTTACGATGCGGTTATCGGCCTTCAGCTGCGCCTGCCCGTCAGCGGCCGTCAGGCGCAGCCGCTCCGCGACCTCGATACGATCCGCTCGTTCCTGTCCGGCAGCGGGCCGCTTGCGTTGTTCGATCTGCCGTGGTTGCCATTTTACATAGCCATCTGTTTCGCTTTCCATTTCTGGCTCGGTGTCACCGCACTTGCCGGCGCCGCCATTCTTACGATTTTCACGCTGATGACGGAGCTGGTGTCACGGCGTCCGGTGGAAGAGGCGGCGTACCACTCCGCCAAACGTAACCGACTGGCCGAAACCAGCCGCCGTAATGCCGATATTATTTCCGTCATGGGAATGGCTTCGCCCCTACGCGCACGCTGGCAGGCGGATAACCGCGCCTATGTCCGCGAGCAGAGATCGGCAAGCGACATCGCCTCCGGTTTCGGCGTGGCAAGCAAGGTGCTGCGCATGCTGCTGCAATCCGGCATCCTCGCGGTCGGTGCCTGGCTCGTCATCAACGAACAGGCAACGCCAGGCATCATCATTGCCGGTTCCATCCTGTCTGCAAGGGCGCTGGCGCCGGTCGATCTTGCCATCGCCAACTGGAAAGGTTTCATTGCTGCCCGGCAAAGCCGCCGGCGTCTCGAAAAAACGCTGGCGCTGCTGCCGGACGGGACCGCGCGCATGGATCTGCCCGCGCCGCACGCCCTTTTGTCGGTCGAGCGGGTGGGCGCCATGCCGCCTGAAGCAACTGAACCGGTGCTGCAGGACATCGTCTTCACACTCGCAGCCGGCAGCGCCCTTGGTGTGATCGGCGCAAGCGGCTCCGGCAAGAGTTCACTGGCACGGCTTCTCGTCGGCCTCTGGCGGCCGCTCAAAGGTGCCATTCGGCTGGATGGTGCGACGCTCGACCAATGGCCGGCGGAGGCCTTGGCCCGCCATATCGGCTACATGCCGCAATCTGTCGAACTGCTGGACGGCACGATCGCCGAAAATATCGCCTCCTTCGATCCGGAAGCGCGTTCGGAGAAGATCATCGCGGCGGCGCGCGCGGCCCGAATTCACGATCTCGTCGTCAGCCTGCCGGATGGTTATTCCACCGAGGTCGGAGAAACCGGACGGCAATTGTCGGCGGGGCAGAAACAACGGATCGCCCTTGCCAGAGCGCTTTATGGTGAACCGTTTCTGGTTGTGCTCGACGAACCGAATTCCAACCTCGATTCAGAGGGTGAGGATGCGCTGACCGCAGCCATTCTCGGGGTTCGCGAACGTGGCGGCGTGGCCGTCATCATCGCCCACCGTCCAAGCGCGCTTTTTGCCGTGGACAAGGTGCTGATGCTTGCCGACGGACGACAGCAGGCTTTCGGTCCGAAAGAGGAGGTGCTTGCCAAGGTGCTGCGCCCGGTTGGCGGCACGGCAGGCGCGCTTAAGGTCGTGCAGGCGGCGGAAACAGGAAAGGCTTGA
- a CDS encoding HlyD family type I secretion periplasmic adaptor subunit produces MDEWQTLRRSIRNHLVVGGLGFLTLTGLFGGWAVGTEIVGAVIAQGSLVVETSLKKVQHPAGGVVSELMVRDGDRVEAGDVVMRIDATMTKANLAIVVKSLDQFTARKARLESERDRAGSVVFPQALLVRADDAEIAAMMNAEQRLYDTRKAVRESKKNQLEQRVRQLRDEITGMEAERAANFREQGMVDEELNRFRSLHERGLMERSRLSTLERQATDIEGDIGRLMAGIGGVEAKISETALQILQVDEQWSEEVGSDLREMEARIGEYVERRVAAEDQLKRVDIIAPQDGVVHQLSVHTVGGVVAPGEPIMMIVPEVDKLVVEAKVAPQDIDQIYHGQRTNLRFSAFNQKTTPEITGTVERISADVTVDQRTGASHYVVRVATSPEQIKRLGEFSLMPGMPVEAFITTGERSVLSYFLKPLLDQANRTFREV; encoded by the coding sequence ATGGATGAATGGCAGACACTCAGGCGCTCGATCCGCAATCACCTTGTTGTCGGAGGTCTCGGATTTCTGACGCTGACAGGCCTATTCGGCGGCTGGGCGGTTGGCACGGAGATCGTCGGCGCGGTGATTGCGCAGGGATCGCTGGTGGTTGAAACCAGCCTTAAGAAAGTCCAGCATCCGGCGGGCGGTGTCGTCAGCGAGCTGATGGTCCGCGACGGCGATCGGGTGGAGGCCGGTGATGTGGTGATGCGCATCGATGCGACAATGACCAAGGCCAATCTGGCCATCGTCGTCAAAAGCCTCGATCAATTCACCGCCCGCAAGGCGCGGCTTGAAAGTGAGCGCGACCGGGCCGGCAGCGTGGTGTTTCCGCAGGCTTTGCTTGTTCGGGCCGATGACGCAGAGATTGCCGCGATGATGAACGCGGAACAGCGTCTTTATGACACCCGCAAGGCTGTCCGCGAGAGCAAAAAAAACCAGCTCGAACAGCGCGTGCGGCAGCTTCGTGATGAGATAACCGGCATGGAAGCCGAGCGTGCAGCGAATTTCCGCGAGCAAGGGATGGTCGATGAGGAATTGAACCGCTTTCGCTCCCTGCATGAAAGGGGCCTGATGGAAAGAAGCCGACTCAGCACGCTGGAGCGTCAGGCAACGGATATTGAAGGGGATATCGGCCGGCTGATGGCGGGCATTGGCGGCGTCGAGGCGAAGATCAGTGAAACGGCACTACAGATTCTCCAGGTTGATGAGCAATGGTCGGAAGAAGTCGGCTCGGACCTGCGTGAAATGGAAGCCCGCATCGGCGAATATGTCGAGCGGCGCGTGGCGGCTGAAGACCAGCTAAAACGTGTCGATATCATCGCGCCGCAGGATGGTGTCGTGCATCAGCTTTCAGTGCACACCGTCGGCGGAGTCGTGGCACCCGGTGAGCCGATCATGATGATTGTCCCTGAGGTCGACAAGCTGGTGGTTGAGGCCAAGGTTGCGCCGCAGGATATCGACCAGATCTATCATGGTCAGCGGACAAACCTGCGTTTCTCTGCCTTCAACCAGAAGACCACGCCGGAAATTACCGGAACGGTGGAGCGCATTTCTGCGGATGTTACGGTGGATCAGCGAACGGGTGCCAGCCATTACGTGGTGCGTGTCGCAACCTCTCCGGAGCAGATAAAGCGGCTTGGGGAATTCAGCCTGATGCCCGGCATGCCGGTGGAGGCCTTTATCACCACCGGCGAGAGAAGCGTTTTGTCGTATTTTCTCAAACCTCTGCTCGACCAGGCCAACCGGACGTTCCGCGAGGTTTGA
- a CDS encoding PhoX family protein, with translation MTDIDTSKLSWDEWDELQNPPPAETDFDRVVETAISRRGFLGGVLAFGSAAAAMGTLGNLMASTSAEAQEAAAGRFPFKPVAAATDHTIHVPEGYSWKPVAKWGQPLFSNVPDLDAAKGVSVENSDKVFGENTDGMELFMVGAHQLIAVNHEYVNPEINLPHADKGNPKTADDVKILQNMQGVTVMEVAEGNEGWEIVLDSPFNRRIHHNTPMKLSGPAAGSELVKTAADPDGIDCLGTFNNCGAGRTPWGTYLTCEENFNGYFGTTDTAFKLPEDYKRYGIVAETRYAYEKFDARFDVAKNPNEPRRAGYVVEIDPSDASSTPIKRTALGRIKHENAAVVIARDGRVVVYMGDDERGEFLYKFVSNGIYVPGGDTSRLLDEGTLYVAKFADDGAGEWVALTPESTGMKIDEICVFTRQAASKVGATTMDRPEWVAINPVAIEAYCALTNNSRRGEVKDGKLRSNAGGDAMAINAANPREKNEYGQIVRWHPENDDHADGKFKWDLFCMAGNPAVHKDAFAGSSNINEGNMFNSPDGMMFDSTGLLWIQTDGEDSNEGNFAGQGNNQMLAGDPATGRIERFLTAPKGSEVTGQTWSGDKRTHFVGIQHPDAPFPDGEGKLPRSAVIAIKRDDNAQIG, from the coding sequence ATGACCGACATCGATACGAGCAAGCTGTCCTGGGACGAATGGGATGAACTGCAAAACCCGCCGCCGGCCGAAACCGATTTCGACCGCGTGGTCGAAACCGCGATTTCCCGCCGCGGTTTCCTCGGCGGCGTGCTGGCTTTCGGCTCGGCTGCAGCTGCCATGGGCACGCTTGGCAACCTGATGGCAAGCACTTCGGCCGAAGCGCAGGAAGCCGCCGCTGGCCGCTTCCCCTTCAAGCCGGTGGCGGCCGCAACCGACCACACCATTCACGTGCCGGAAGGTTACAGCTGGAAGCCGGTTGCCAAATGGGGCCAGCCGCTGTTTTCCAACGTTCCCGATCTCGACGCGGCCAAGGGTGTCAGCGTTGAAAACTCCGACAAGGTCTTTGGTGAAAATACCGACGGCATGGAACTCTTCATGGTCGGCGCTCACCAGCTGATCGCCGTCAACCATGAATATGTGAACCCTGAAATCAACCTGCCGCACGCGGACAAGGGCAACCCGAAGACGGCCGACGACGTGAAGATCCTGCAGAACATGCAGGGCGTTACCGTCATGGAAGTGGCGGAAGGCAACGAGGGCTGGGAAATCGTTCTCGACAGCCCGTTCAACCGCCGTATCCACCACAACACGCCGATGAAGCTTTCCGGCCCGGCCGCAGGCTCCGAGCTCGTCAAGACCGCCGCCGATCCTGATGGTATCGACTGTCTCGGGACCTTCAACAATTGCGGTGCCGGCCGCACGCCATGGGGCACCTACCTCACCTGCGAAGAAAACTTCAACGGCTATTTCGGCACCACCGATACCGCCTTCAAGCTGCCTGAGGACTACAAGCGTTATGGCATCGTCGCCGAGACCCGCTACGCCTATGAGAAGTTCGACGCGCGTTTCGACGTTGCCAAGAACCCGAACGAGCCGCGCCGCGCCGGTTACGTGGTCGAGATCGATCCTTCGGACGCCTCCTCCACCCCGATCAAACGCACCGCGCTTGGCCGCATCAAGCACGAAAACGCCGCCGTGGTGATTGCCCGTGACGGCCGCGTCGTCGTTTACATGGGTGACGACGAGCGTGGCGAATTCCTCTATAAATTCGTCTCCAACGGCATTTACGTGCCGGGCGGCGACACCTCCAGGCTGCTCGACGAAGGCACGCTTTATGTCGCCAAGTTCGCCGATGACGGCGCAGGCGAATGGGTGGCTCTGACGCCTGAAAGCACCGGCATGAAGATCGACGAAATCTGCGTCTTCACCCGCCAGGCCGCCTCCAAGGTGGGTGCGACCACCATGGACCGTCCGGAATGGGTCGCCATCAACCCGGTCGCCATCGAAGCCTATTGCGCGCTGACCAACAATAGCCGCCGCGGCGAAGTCAAAGACGGCAAGCTGCGTTCCAACGCCGGCGGCGACGCCATGGCCATCAATGCTGCCAACCCGCGCGAGAAGAACGAATACGGCCAGATCGTGCGCTGGCATCCGGAAAATGACGACCATGCGGACGGCAAGTTCAAGTGGGACCTGTTCTGCATGGCCGGCAATCCTGCCGTGCACAAGGACGCCTTTGCCGGCTCCTCGAACATCAACGAAGGCAACATGTTCAACTCGCCCGACGGCATGATGTTCGACAGTACTGGTCTCCTCTGGATCCAGACCGATGGCGAGGACAGCAACGAAGGCAACTTCGCCGGCCAGGGCAACAACCAGATGCTGGCGGGCGACCCGGCCACCGGCCGTATCGAGCGTTTCCTGACTGCGCCTAAGGGTTCCGAAGTCACCGGCCAGACCTGGTCCGGCGACAAGCGCACCCACTTCGTCGGCATCCAGCACCCCGACGCCCCCTTCCCGGATGGCGAAGGCAAGCTGCCACGCTCGGCCGTCATCGCCATCAAGCGTGACGATAACGCGCAGATCGGCTGA